ATGCCGTGGTGACGATGGCCACCGCCGCGGCGGTGCAGTACTTGGCCGGGATGGAGGCGGGTTGGACGCAGAGCCTGCAGAAATTGGAGGCGCTGGCAGCGGCGGTAGTGAGCGATCCGGCGCGGGAGATTGTCACTGAGCGTCTGGTCGACGCGCCGCGCGAACTGGTGTGGCGAGCGTGGACCGTGTCGGCGCATCTGGCGAACTGGTGGGGACCGCAGGGATTTCGGAACACGATTCACGAGCACGACCTGCGACCGGGCGGCAACTGGCGCTTCACCATGCACGGTCCGGACGGTCGCGACTGGGAGAATCATAGCGTTTATGTCGAGGTCGCGAAGCCGGAGCGGATCGTTTTCGACCACTTGTCGCAACATCGATTTCGAGTGATCGCGACGTTCGCTGCCGAGGCGGACAAGACGCGGGTGCGATTTTGTATGCGTTTTCAAGATGCCGGTGCCTGCGAGCGGTCGCGGGAGTTTGTCCCCGCGAAGAACGAGGAGAACTTTGACCGGCTGGAAGAAGAACTGGCGCGGATGCGCTGACGAGAGGCAATGGCAGAATGAAAGGAGCCACGATGGCGGAGAATTCGGGTGGCAAACGGGCGCCGGCGGCGGAGATCGCGGTATTCAAAGCGAGGTTCGATTCGATGCGGCAGGGGTTTGGCGGGAGCCTCAGCCAGTTGGATGCATACCGGGCCCAACAGACAGGAGAGTATAGATGAACACGCAACGGTTAGTTCCGGTTGCCTACCTGATGCTGCGGCTGGCGGCGGGTTTGATGTTCTTCCAGGCGGGCGCGATGAAGATTTTCGGCTGGTTCGGCGGGATGCCGGGAGCGAACGGCGCAACGGCGAGTCTGACGACGCAGGTCGGTATCGGCGGGCTGCTGGAGGTTGTCGGCGGGATTCTGATCATGCTGGGGCTGTTTACCAGGATCAGCGGATTCATCCTGTCGGGTGAGATGGCGGTGGCGTATTGGCAGTTTCACGCGCCGAACGGCGCCTGGCCGGTTCTCAACGGCGGGGTCTCGGCCGCGCTGTACTGCTTTGTCTTCTTGTTCATGGCGGCGTACGGCGGCGGCGAGTTCAGTATCGACACGTTGATCCGGCGCCGACGACAAACGGCCGCAGCGGGCGCCAAAGAGTAGCGAAGAGAGAGGAGCAAGCAATGAGCGAAAAGCAGACAGCGCTCTCGACCCTCGATCGGGAGGTGACCTCGATGCGCATTTTCAATGCGCCGCGCGAGCTGGTGTGGCAGGCATGGGTCGAACCCCAGCACGTGGCGCAGTGGTGGGGGCCGATCGGATTCACGAACACGATTCATGAGATGGAGGTGCGCCCGGGCGGTGTGTGGCGGTTGACGATGCATGGTCCCGACGGCGTGGACTATCCGAACTACATCGTTTTCCGCGAGGTGGTCCGGCCGGAGCGGCTGGTGTACACGCATGTCGCCCAATCGGTCGACGATCCGCACAAGTTCGAAGTGACAGTGTTGTTCGAGGCACTCGGCAAGCGGACGTTGCTGACGCTGCAGGCGGTCTTTACCTCCAAGGCAATCCGCAACGAAGTCGCCGAGAAGTACGGGGCGGTGGAAGGCATGCACCAGACGCTGGAGCGGCTGGCGGTGCTACTTGAGTCAATAGCAACATCTTGATAGGAGAGAGAACGATGAAGGGCTATGTAGATGTATTCCTGCTGGTCGTGCCGAAGAAGAACTTTGCGGCGTACAAGCGGTTAGCGCGGAGGTTCGCGAAAGTCGCGGGCGATTTGGGCGCACTCGAGTGCCGCGAATTTGTCGCCGAGGATGTCAAGACGCCGCACTTACAGCCATTTCCGAAGATCATGAAGGTGAAGGCGAATGAGGTGCTGGTGCACTCGGTGATCGAATACCGTTCGCGCAAGCATCGCGACCAGGTTAACAAGGCGCTGATGGCCGATCCGCGAATGAAGAAGATGATGAAGGAGAAGCCGCTGTTCGACATGAAGCGGATGGCTTACGGCGGTTTCGAGACCTTTTCGGCAATCTAATTGTTGCAGTCGGCGTCGCTGCTCAAAAGGAGGGCCCGAGCGCGCCAGTCCTGGCGATTTCCCTTGCTCCGGCGGCGATCAAGTGTTTGCATATAGGTGAACAATCTACAA
This region of Candidatus Zixiibacteriota bacterium genomic DNA includes:
- a CDS encoding SRPBCC family protein, yielding MSEKQTALSTLDREVTSMRIFNAPRELVWQAWVEPQHVAQWWGPIGFTNTIHEMEVRPGGVWRLTMHGPDGVDYPNYIVFREVVRPERLVYTHVAQSVDDPHKFEVTVLFEALGKRTLLTLQAVFTSKAIRNEVAEKYGAVEGMHQTLERLAVLLESIATS
- a CDS encoding SRPBCC family protein, with product MEAGWTQSLQKLEALAAAVVSDPAREIVTERLVDAPRELVWRAWTVSAHLANWWGPQGFRNTIHEHDLRPGGNWRFTMHGPDGRDWENHSVYVEVAKPERIVFDHLSQHRFRVIATFAAEADKTRVRFCMRFQDAGACERSREFVPAKNEENFDRLEEELARMR
- a CDS encoding DoxX family protein, whose protein sequence is MNTQRLVPVAYLMLRLAAGLMFFQAGAMKIFGWFGGMPGANGATASLTTQVGIGGLLEVVGGILIMLGLFTRISGFILSGEMAVAYWQFHAPNGAWPVLNGGVSAALYCFVFLFMAAYGGGEFSIDTLIRRRRQTAAAGAKE
- a CDS encoding DUF1428 domain-containing protein, translating into MKGYVDVFLLVVPKKNFAAYKRLARRFAKVAGDLGALECREFVAEDVKTPHLQPFPKIMKVKANEVLVHSVIEYRSRKHRDQVNKALMADPRMKKMMKEKPLFDMKRMAYGGFETFSAI